A genomic stretch from Erigeron canadensis isolate Cc75 chromosome 9, C_canadensis_v1, whole genome shotgun sequence includes:
- the LOC122582641 gene encoding transcription factor bHLH130-like yields the protein MYGESDSSNAIARDMNSLLHTSTFKHPSNIKELISSDLYSNINHDNNHNYNQSQNQNQNQNQNQSHNQNQNDQLPSLGRQTQTSLMRYRSAPSAFYANLLDESGCDDFLASDASNHEPEDKIFFKQQQPPPPLYQQQLHPNSHELSRYPQSPTSMKIETNVESGIHKADYATPVSTITMYNGNSYQQGSHLSQNNHNNIYNNHNNDNNNNDQLGSSSTFRSINSTSSNLVRQSSSPAGFLSSLNTEINGFAAMRGAENKMNSSSRLSNHIDFTSEPTSSPMLLPQIPENRNEISDSTFGNLKRTREGGSKVLQRQNGISGHYTPSLVHHMSLPKTSSEMLTAEKYLRFEQDDNVVPCKTRAKRGFATHPRSIAERVRRTRISARMKKLQELFPTIDKNTSTADMLDLSVQYIKDLQKDLQTLKDARSRCKCSSTE from the exons ATGTACGGTGAAAGTGACTCCTCGAACGCAATTGCAAGAGATATGAACTCGTTGTTACATACGTCTACGTTTAAGCATCCTTCGAATATCAAGGAATTGATTTCTTCGGATCTGTATTCGAATATTAATCATGATAATAATCATAATTACAATCAGAGCCAAAACCAAaaccagaaccagaaccagaaccagaGCCACAATCAGAATCAAAACGATCAACTTCCTAGCCTAGGAAGACAAACTCAAACCTCATTAATGCGTTACCGCTCTGCTCCTAGCGCATTCTACGCAAATCTACTAGACGAAAGCGGATGCGACGACTTTCTTGCTTCCGACGCCTCAAATCACGAGCCAGAAGACAAGATCTTtttcaaacaacaacaaccaccaccgccacttTACCAACAACAGCTCCATCCAAATTCACACGAACTTTCACGATATCCACAATCGCCAACATCTATGAAAATCGAAACAAACGTAGAATCGGGAATTCATAAGGCAGATTACGCGACCCCGGTGTCTACGATAACCATGTACAATGGTAATTCGTATCAACAAGGATCACATTTATCacaaaacaatcataacaatatttataataatcataataatgataataataataatgatcagCTAGGCAGTTCATCTACATTTAGATCCATAAATTCAACAAGTTCGAATCTCGTTAGACAAAGTAGCTCTCCAGCTGGATTTTTGTCCTCGTTGAATACCGAAATTAATG GTTTTGCAGCCATGAGAGGTGcggaaaataaaatgaattcaTCAAGTAGACTGAGTAATCATATAGATTTCACATCAGAGCCTACTTCATCCCCAATGCTCTTGCCTCAAATTCCCGAAAACAGAAATGAGATTAGTGATTCAACATTTGGGAACTTGAAAAGGACTAGAGAGGGTGGTTCAAAAGTTTTACAAAGACAG AATGGAATATCTGGACATTATACTCCTAGTTTGGTTCATCATATGAGCTTGCCAAAAACGTCTTCTGAAATGTTAACTGCTGAAAAGTACTTGCGATTTGAACAAGATGACAATGTCGTCCCTTGCAAGACACGTGCCAAAAGAGGATTCGCTACACACCCACGAAGCATTGCAGAGAGG GTGAGAAGAACCAGAATAAGTGCTAGAATGAAGAAACTACAAGAGCTTTTCCCTACCATCGACAAG AACACAAGCACAGCAGACATGTTAGATTTATCTGTTCAGTACattaaagatcttcaaaaaGATTTGCAG ACTCTCAAAGACGCTCGGTCAAGGTGCAAATGCTCAAGTACTGAATGA